From a single bacterium genomic region:
- a CDS encoding phenylacetate--CoA ligase family protein produces the protein MIANRTGGSTGSSFSDASLKQFAVDYHKFQPEGILAYANSLALVVDFMKANGIELPPPKSIITSAEVLTVENREKIEGYFGVKVFDRYGSRETSVIASECTAHEGMHIGAEYLHLEFTKDGKAVPDGEAGDILVTVLGNHAFPFIRYEIGDVGAMAKYTDCSCGVTLPKMQMVAGRTTDFLLAEDGRKVSGAALTIYLAAKVPGVRQAHIIQRERGRLIFNLATDSQFDANSKAMIEERVRHFFGASMRVDYNLVKEIPKEASGKYRFSICEITAEGK, from the coding sequence TTGATAGCAAACCGGACGGGCGGATCGACAGGTTCGAGTTTTTCTGATGCCTCGCTCAAGCAGTTCGCAGTGGACTATCACAAATTTCAGCCGGAAGGAATTCTGGCGTATGCGAATTCGCTGGCGTTAGTGGTGGATTTCATGAAAGCGAACGGCATCGAATTGCCGCCACCCAAGTCGATCATCACTTCGGCGGAGGTACTGACGGTTGAAAATCGGGAGAAGATCGAGGGCTACTTTGGAGTGAAGGTATTTGATCGCTACGGGTCAAGGGAGACCTCAGTGATCGCTTCAGAGTGTACTGCCCATGAGGGGATGCACATTGGCGCCGAGTATCTGCATCTGGAATTTACCAAGGATGGCAAGGCGGTGCCTGATGGAGAAGCTGGCGATATCTTGGTGACGGTCCTTGGTAATCACGCGTTTCCCTTCATTCGATACGAAATCGGCGATGTGGGAGCAATGGCAAAGTATACTGATTGCAGTTGTGGAGTGACGTTGCCAAAGATGCAAATGGTAGCAGGACGCACGACAGATTTTCTACTTGCAGAGGACGGCAGAAAAGTATCGGGTGCGGCTTTGACGATTTATCTCGCCGCCAAGGTGCCGGGAGTGAGGCAGGCGCATATCATTCAGCGCGAACGCGGGCGGCTGATTTTCAACCTGGCGACTGATTCGCAGTTTGACGCGAACTCGAAGGCAATGATTGAAGAACGGGTGAGGCATTTCTTCGGAGCATCGATGAGGGTAGATTACAATCTGGTAAAGGAGATTCCCAAGGAAGCTTCGGGCAAGTATCGGTTTTCGATTTGCGAAATCACTGCGGAGGGAAAGTAG
- a CDS encoding phenylacetate--CoA ligase family protein encodes MTELLIRHVGNPLLLAYRGESAILRHYRHFRPMWGASREQIESHQLKQMQKMLLHAGNSSEFYKRRFQEAGFKAGEVKSLADVSGLPFLTKGDLNSAMAEILSNRFKKTELIESSTGGSSGVPLTFYRDREVTAVRRAQDYFFNGKLGVFPGTKRAWVWGSPLDTYHLDKLKARVANFLGDRAIYFYSFDATTETSRQFLEAINRFKPKSIYAYPNMLAAMAELARDSGIKMKKVGKVVVTAEPLYDWQRELFAEVFGAETFERYGSREIGTVASEGTDHIGMHIFEPTYYLEVISEDGKPTSYGEMGELVVTDLYNRAMPLIRYRTGDMVRIENASARSNTVWRRITAVGGRVVDLVYRLDGSRIAGEAIIMSLRTSGVRNKVQVVQNTPQTLTVKHLYSEAILPEIQTALQEKVNEVLGGPVTIEYVGVAELPYDKSGKYRYVTSEWGKEAGATDR; translated from the coding sequence GTGACGGAGCTGCTCATACGGCATGTCGGCAATCCGTTGCTGCTTGCCTATCGCGGCGAGTCGGCGATACTGCGGCATTATCGCCACTTTCGACCAATGTGGGGAGCATCGCGAGAGCAGATCGAAAGTCACCAGTTGAAACAAATGCAGAAGATGCTGCTTCATGCAGGTAACTCATCCGAGTTCTACAAGAGGCGATTTCAGGAGGCGGGATTCAAGGCTGGCGAAGTGAAATCTCTCGCCGACGTATCGGGACTTCCATTTTTGACCAAAGGCGATCTTAACAGCGCGATGGCGGAGATTTTGTCGAACCGATTCAAGAAGACCGAGTTGATTGAATCTTCGACAGGGGGATCATCAGGAGTGCCGTTGACATTTTACCGCGACCGCGAAGTTACGGCGGTGCGGCGGGCACAAGATTATTTCTTTAATGGCAAGCTCGGGGTTTTCCCGGGGACGAAAAGGGCGTGGGTGTGGGGATCACCGCTTGATACCTATCATCTTGACAAACTCAAGGCGCGTGTCGCGAATTTCTTAGGAGATCGCGCGATCTATTTCTACAGCTTCGATGCAACGACGGAGACATCGCGGCAGTTTCTCGAAGCGATCAATAGATTCAAGCCGAAGTCGATATACGCCTACCCGAATATGCTGGCGGCGATGGCGGAGTTGGCGCGAGATAGCGGGATCAAAATGAAGAAGGTTGGCAAGGTCGTCGTAACTGCCGAGCCGTTGTACGATTGGCAGCGGGAGTTGTTTGCCGAGGTGTTTGGAGCGGAGACTTTCGAACGATATGGTTCGCGGGAGATCGGAACGGTGGCCTCGGAAGGGACAGATCATATCGGAATGCACATATTTGAACCGACGTATTATCTCGAAGTCATTAGCGAAGACGGCAAGCCGACTTCGTACGGAGAGATGGGCGAATTAGTCGTGACCGATTTGTACAATCGCGCGATGCCGTTGATTCGGTATCGAACAGGCGATATGGTACGGATTGAGAATGCATCGGCGCGGTCCAACACGGTATGGAGAAGAATCACCGCGGTAGGCGGTAGAGTTGTTGATCTGGTGTATCGACTGGACGGTTCGCGAATTGCCGGTGAGGCAATAATCATGTCGCTGAGAACTTCAGGAGTGAGGAACAAGGTCCAGGTTGTCCAAAACACACCACAGACCTTGACGGTCAAGCACTTGTACAGCGAGGCAATCTTGCCGGAGATTCAGACGGCGCTTCAGGAAAAAGTGAATGAGGTGCTGGGCGGGCCGGTGACGATTGAGTATGTCGGTGTGGCGGAACTGCCTTACGACAAGTCGGGCAAGTATCGTTACGTAACCAGCGAATGGGGAAAGGAAGCCGGTGCAACCGATCGCTGA
- a CDS encoding glycosyltransferase family 4 protein: MQPIAERLNGVRILIVAPSLAIMGGQAVQADLLLQNFRAEGVDVGFQPHNPVPWWPLNYLTRIKYVRTLVVSLFYLAGLFKRIPKYDVVHIFSASYRSFLLAPMPAILISRMFGKKCILNYRSGEADDHLTRAGKRVHRVIRSADKIVVPSKYLVDVFSKHGFKAEYIYNIADLSAFRYRERSSIMPRILVPRNLEPLYDIETAIRAFCIFKSRHPEAVITIVGSGSDERRLKKLVVSEKIEGVVFTGRVERSEIARLYDEADIFLNTSIIDNMPVAIVEAFHCGLPVVTTNAGGIPYIVRNRENGLLAPMNDVAGVAAALEEVYSDAELRSRIIAGARANAANYSWDSVKQKWADKYLELAGVRE; encoded by the coding sequence GTGCAACCGATCGCTGAACGATTGAATGGAGTACGGATATTGATTGTCGCACCGTCGCTGGCAATTATGGGAGGTCAGGCGGTTCAGGCCGATTTGTTGTTGCAGAATTTTCGGGCAGAGGGCGTTGATGTAGGATTTCAACCGCATAATCCAGTACCGTGGTGGCCGCTGAACTATCTAACACGAATCAAGTATGTACGGACACTGGTGGTTTCGTTGTTTTATCTCGCTGGGTTGTTCAAGCGGATTCCCAAGTATGATGTCGTACATATCTTCTCGGCTTCATATCGGTCGTTTTTGTTGGCGCCGATGCCGGCTATTTTGATTTCGCGGATGTTTGGAAAGAAGTGCATTCTTAATTATCGGTCCGGTGAGGCGGATGATCACCTTACCAGAGCAGGCAAGCGGGTGCATCGGGTGATTCGGTCGGCGGACAAGATTGTTGTGCCTTCGAAGTATCTGGTTGATGTGTTTTCGAAACACGGATTCAAGGCAGAGTACATTTACAATATTGCTGATTTGTCGGCATTTCGGTATCGCGAACGTTCGTCGATTATGCCGAGAATCTTAGTACCGCGAAATCTGGAGCCGTTGTATGACATTGAGACGGCGATCAGAGCGTTTTGCATATTCAAGTCAAGACATCCCGAGGCAGTGATTACAATAGTCGGAAGCGGTTCTGATGAACGACGCTTAAAGAAGCTGGTTGTTTCGGAGAAGATTGAAGGCGTGGTGTTTACTGGACGGGTGGAACGTTCTGAGATAGCACGACTTTATGATGAGGCGGACATTTTCCTCAATACATCGATCATCGATAACATGCCGGTGGCGATAGTAGAGGCATTCCATTGCGGGTTGCCGGTAGTGACGACAAATGCGGGAGGGATTCCATACATCGTGCGCAATCGGGAAAACGGTTTGTTGGCGCCGATGAACGACGTTGCCGGAGTTGCAGCGGCATTGGAGGAAGTCTACTCCGATGCAGAACTTCGAAGTAGGATTATCGCGGGAGCACGAGCGAATGCTGCGAACTATAGCTGGGACAGCGTGAAACAGAAATGGGCGGATAAGTACCTTGAGCTGGCGGGTGTTCGTGAGTAA